The genomic window TAAAGCTTGGTCAGTATAGATACGAGGGATACGCATGGTGAGTGGTTTATTTACCGAGTGGCTAGATTGATGCCCTCAAAGGCAATGCGAGCCATGTGTTCTATTTCTGCTTTCTGAATAACATAAGGAGGCATGAAGTAAATCACATTACCAAGTGGGCGCAATAAAACACCATTTTTAAGTCCGTGGTGATAGATTTTTAAACCTCGGCGTTCCTGCCACGGAAAGGGTGTTTTTGTCTGTTTATCTTTGACCATTTCAATGGCGAGAATCATGCCGTGTTGACGTACTTCAGCAACGTTTGGATGCTCACTGAAGTGCGCGGTGGCTTGCGCCATGATTGCGGCTAGTTTTCTGTTATCTCCCAGAACATCGTCTTCACAAAAAATATCAAGGGTTGCGAGTGCTGCGCTGCATCCGAGAGGGTTTCCGGTGTAGCTGTGAGAGTGTAAAAAGGCCGTCAGGTTTTCATAGTCGTCATAAAAGGCTTGATAGACATATTCATGAGTTAGTACTGCAGAAAGTGGCAGATAACCGCCTGTTAGCCCTTTGGAGAGGCAAAGGAAGTCTGGAGTGATATCGGCCTGTTCGCAGGCAAACAGTGTGCCGGTACGTCCAAAACCTACGGCAATTTCATCGGCAATGAGGTGTACGCCATAATTGTCACACGCTTCTCTTAAAAGTGTGAGATAGATGGGATCGTACATTCGCATATTGCCAGCACATTGCACAAGAGGTTCGATGATAACGGCAGAAACTTCGTTCGAGTGCTTTTCCAGTGCCTCAGCCATCGCTTCAAATTGGCGTATTGAATACTCTTTCCATGATTCACCAGCTTCTCGGTTGTAACAGTCTGGCGAAGGTACAGTGATTGTCTCTATGAGTAGTGGGCCGTAGGTTTTTTTATACAAATCGACATTACCTACTGCGAGTGCGCCTAGTGTTTCGCCGTGGTAGCCGTTGCTTAGAGTGATAAACTTGGTTTTTTTTGATTTCCCTTTATTGAGCCAGTAATGAAAGCTCATTTTCATAGAAATTTCGACGGCTGATGAGCCATTGTCGGCATAAAAGCAGCGATCAAGACCGGGTGGGGTGATTTGTACCAGACGTTCAGCAAGTTCAATCGCTGGTTCATGGCTAAATCCGGCCAGTAAAACATGCTCTAAAGTATCGAGCTGTGTTTTGATTCGATTGTTAATGCGTGGATTACAATGGCCAAACAGATTGACCCACCACGAGCTGATGCCATCAATGTAACGATTGCCATCAAAATCTTCGAGCCAGATTCCATCGCCTTTGCGAATAGGTATTATCGGATAAGATTCGTGGTCTTTCATTTGTGTGCATGGATGCCACAATGCAGAAAGGTCGCGTTGTATTAGTGATGAAGTTTGAGTCTGCTGCTTGTTTGGCATAAGTAAGGACAGTCTCTGAGTAATAAATGGTGGGCCTGGAAGGACTCGAACCTTCGACCAATGGATTATGAGTCCACTGCTCTAACCAACTGAGCTACAGGCCCTGAAAAAGGCAGACGGAAGTATAACGCTGGTGCTATCTTCCGTCACCTGTTTTTTTAATCAAGAAAGCTGCGTAAGCGATCTGATCGACTTGGGTGGCGTAGTTTGCGTAGTGCTTTTGCTTCAATTTGACGAATGCGTTCACGGGTGACATCAAATTGCTTGCCAACCTCTTCCAGGGTGTGATCCGTATTCATATCAATACCAAAGCGCATGCTTAGAACTTTGGCTTCTCTGGCAGTTAGGCTTTCTAGTACATTTTGTGTTGCCTCCCCTAAGCCTTGCACGGTAGCTGCGGTTGCAGGCTGCATCGTGTTTGCATCTTCAATGAAGTCACCAAGATTTGAGTCTTCATCATCACCAATGGGGGTTTCCATTGAAATAGGTTCTTTGGCAATTTTAAGAACTTTGCGTACTTTATCTTCAGGCATTTCCATGCGTTCAGAAAGCTCTTCCGGCGTGGCTTCTCGTCCCATCTCTTGCAGCATCTGGCGAGAGATGCGGTTGAGTTTGTTGATGGTTTCAATCATGTGAACCGGAATACGGATAGTGCGTGCCTGGTCGGCAATTGATCGTGTAATGGCTTGACGAATCCACCATGTTGCATAAGTAGAAAATTTGTAGCCACGACGATATTCAAATTTATCAACGGCTTTCATCAGACCAATATTACCTTCTTGAATAAGGTCAAGAAACTGCAAACCTCGGTTGGTGTACTTTTTGGCAATGGAGATTACCAAGCGTAAATTAGCTTCAACCATCTCTTTTTTAGCACGACGCGCTTTAGCTTCACCAATTGAAAGCTTGCGGCTGATCTCTTTGAGAAC from Gammaproteobacteria bacterium includes these protein-coding regions:
- a CDS encoding adenosylmethionine--8-amino-7-oxononanoate transaminase, with the translated sequence MPNKQQTQTSSLIQRDLSALWHPCTQMKDHESYPIIPIRKGDGIWLEDFDGNRYIDGISSWWVNLFGHCNPRINNRIKTQLDTLEHVLLAGFSHEPAIELAERLVQITPPGLDRCFYADNGSSAVEISMKMSFHYWLNKGKSKKTKFITLSNGYHGETLGALAVGNVDLYKKTYGPLLIETITVPSPDCYNREAGESWKEYSIRQFEAMAEALEKHSNEVSAVIIEPLVQCAGNMRMYDPIYLTLLREACDNYGVHLIADEIAVGFGRTGTLFACEQADITPDFLCLSKGLTGGYLPLSAVLTHEYVYQAFYDDYENLTAFLHSHSYTGNPLGCSAALATLDIFCEDDVLGDNRKLAAIMAQATAHFSEHPNVAEVRQHGMILAIEMVKDKQTKTPFPWQERRGLKIYHHGLKNGVLLRPLGNVIYFMPPYVIQKAEIEHMARIAFEGINLATR